In the Diprion similis isolate iyDipSimi1 chromosome 13, iyDipSimi1.1, whole genome shotgun sequence genome, agtaattcgacccccaggaactcggaaaaaacataaaaaagagcgtaggatcagcagcagagaaatgacgacgaaaatcatgagtttttcggctgtaactttttagctgtcgctcgcagcgtattaggactacgcttaatcgattcctctcgcgaaaatacgtcgggatagggcatgcaaaagttgattgcagcacttttcggaatcgtcgaaattttcgccaaaaatccaaaggggtaagccttacttttttggtcattttcggagccaaaaatttctcgtctcggaatcgaattgtatgaccatctctagagtacttcgacccccaggaactcggaaaaaacataaaaaagagcgtaggatcagcagcagagaaatgacgacgaaaatcatgagtttttcggctgtaacttttcagctatcgctcgcagcgtattgggactgcgcttaatcgattcctctcgcgaaaatacgtcaggatagggcatgcaaaagttgattgcagcacttttcggaatcgtcgaaattttcgccaaaaatccaaaggggtaagccttacttttttggtcattttcggagccaaaaatttctcgtctcggaatcgaattgtatgaccatctctagagtacttcgacccccaggaactcggaaaaaacataaaaaagagcgtaggatcagcagcagagaaatgacgaggaaaatcatgagtttttcggctgtaacttttcagctatcgctcgcagcgtattgggactgcgcttaatcgattcctctcgcgaaaatacgtcgggatagggcatgcaaaagttgattgcagcacttttcggaatcgtcgaaattttcgccaaaaatccaaaggggtaagccttacttttttggtcattttcggagccgaaaatttctcgtctcggaatcgatttgtatgaccatctctagagtaattcgacccccaggaactcggaaaaaacataaaaaagagcgtaggatcagcagcagagaaatgacgacgaaaatcatgagtttttcggctgtaactttttagctgtcgctcgcagcgtattaggactacgcttaatcgattcctctcgcgaaaatacgtcgggatagggcatgcaaaagttgattgcagcacttttcggaatcgtcgaaattttcgccaaaaatccaaaggggtaagccttacttttttggtcattttcggagccaaaaatttctcgtctcggaatcgaattgtatgaccatctctagagtacttcgacccccaggaactcggaaaaaacataaaaaagagcgtaggatcagcagcagagaaatgacgacgaaaatcatgagtttttcggctgtaacttttcagctattgctcgcagcgtattgggactgcgcttaatcgattcctcttgcgaaaatacgtcgggatagggcatgcaaaagttgattgccgcacttttcggaatcgtcgaaattttcgccataaatccaaaggggtaatccttacttttttggtcattttcggagccaaaaatttctcgtctcggaatcgatttgtatgaccatctctagagtacttcgacccccaggaactcggaaaaaacataaaaaagagcgtaggatcagcagcagagaaatgacgacgaaaatcatgagtttttcggctgtaacttttcagctatcgctcgcagcgtattgggactgcgcttaatcgattcctctcgcgaaaatacgtcgggatagggcatgcaaaagttgattgcagcacttttcggaatcgtcgaaattttcgccaaaaatccaaaggggtaagccttacttttttggtcattttcggagccgaaaatttctcgtctcggaatcgatttgtatgaccatctctagagtaattcgacccccaggaactcggaaaaaacataaaaaagagcgtaggatcagcagcagagaaatgacgacgaaaatcatgagtttttcggctgtaactttttagctgtcgctcgcagcgtattaggactacgctcaatcgattcctctcgcgaaaatacgtcgggatagggcatgcaaaagttgattgcagcacttttcggaatcgtcgaaattttcgccaaaaatccaaaggggtaagccttacttttttggtcattttcggagccaaaaatttctcgtctcggaatcgaattgtatgaccatctctagagtacttcgacccccaggaactcggaaaaaacataaaaaagagcgtaggatcagcagcagagaaatgacgacgaaaatcatgagtttttcggctgtaacttttcagctatcgctcgcagcgtattgggactgcgcctaatcgattcctcttgcgaaaatacgtcgggatagggcatgcaaaagttgattgccgcacttttcggaatcgtcgaaattttcgccaaaaatccaaaggggtaagccttacttttttggtcatttttggagccaaaaatttttcgtctcggaatccatttgtatgaccatctctagagtaattcgacccccaggaactcggaaaaaacataaaaaagagcgtaggatcagcagcagagaaatgacgacgaaaatcatgagtttttcggctgtaacttttcagctatcgctcgcagcgtattgggactgcgcttaatcgattcctctcgcgaaaatacgtcgggatagggcatgcaaaagttgattgcagcacttttcggaatcgttgaaattttcgccaaaaatccaaaggggtaagccttacttttttggtcattttcggagacgaaaatttctcgtctcggaatcgatttgtatgaccatctctagagtatttcgacccccaggaactcggaaaaaacataaaaaagagcgtaggaccagcagcagagaaatgacgacgaaaatcatgagtttttcggctgtaacttttcagctatcgctcgcagcgtattgggactgcgcttaatcgattcctctcgcgaaaatacgtcgggatagggcatgcaaaagttgattgcagcacttttcggaatcgttgaaattttcgccaaaaatccaaaggggtaagccttacttttttggtcattttcggagacgaaaatttctcgtctcggaatcgatttgtatgaccatctctagagtcattcgacccccaggaactcggaaaaaacataaaaaagagcgtaggatcagcagcagagaaatgacgacgaaaatcatgagtttttcggctgtaacttttcagctatcgctcgcagcgtattgggactgcgcttaatcgattcctctcgcgaaaatacgtcgggatagggcatgcaaaagttgattgcagcacttttcggaatcgttgaaattttcgccaaaaatccaaaggggtaagccttacttttttggtcattttcggagacgaaaatttctcgtctcggaatcgatttgtatgaccatctctagagtatttcgacccccaggaactcggaaaaaacataaaaaagagcgtaggaccagcagcagagaaatgacgacgaaaatcatgagtttttcggctgtaactttttagctatcgctcgtagcgtattgagactgcgcttaatcgattcctctcgcgaaaatacgtcggaatagggcatgcaaaagtgaattgcagcacttttcggaatcgttgaaattttcgccaaaaatccaaaggggtaagccttacttttttggtcattttcggagccaaaaatttctcgtctcggaatcgatttgtatgaccatctctagagtaattcgacccccaggaactcggaaaaaacataaaaaagagcgtaggatcagcagcagagaaatgacgacgaaaatcatgagtttttcggctgtaactttttagctatcgctcgcagcgtattggaactgcgcttaatcgattcctctcgcgaaaatacgtcgggatagggcatgcaaaagttgattgcagcacttttcggaatcgtcgaaattttcgccaaaaatccaaaggggtaagccttacttttttggtcattttcggagacgaaaatttctcgtctcggaatcgatttgtatgaccatctctagagtatttcgacccccaggaactcggaaaaaacataaaaaagagcgtaggaccagcaacagagaaatgacgacgaaaatcatgagtttttcggctgtaactttttagctatcgctcgcagcgtattgggactgcgcttaatcgattcctctcgcgaaaatacgtcaggatagggcatgcaaaagttgatagcagcacttttcggaatcgtcgaaattttcgccaaaaatccaaaggggtaagccttacttttttggtcattttcggagccaaaaatttctcgtctcggaatcgaattgtatgaccatctctagagtatttcgacccccaggaactcggaaaaaacataaaaaagagcgtaggatcagcagcagagaaatgacgacgaaaatcatgagtttttcggctgtaactttttagctatcgctcgcagcgtattggaactgcgcttaatcgattcctctcgcgaaaatacgtcgggatagggcatgcaaaagttgattgcagcacttttcggaatcgtcgaaattttcgccaaaaatccaaaggggtaagccttacttttttggttattttcggagacgaaaatttctcgtctcggaatcgatttgtatgaccatctctagagtatttcgacccccaggaactcggaaaaaacataaaaaagagcgtaggaccagcaacagagaaatgacgacgaaaatcatgagtttttcggctgtaactttttagctatcgctcgcagcgtattgggactgcgcttaatcgattcctctcgcgaaaatacgtcaggatagggcatgcaaaagttgattgcagcacttttcggaatcgtcgaaattttcgccaaaaatccaaaggggtaagccttacttttttggtcattttcggagccaaaaatttctcgtcccggaatcgaattgtatgaccatctctagagtacttcgacccccaggaactcggaaaaaacataaaaaagagcgtaggatcagcagcagagaaatgacgaggaaaatcatgagtttttcggctgtaacttttcagctatcgctcgcagcgtattgggactgcgcttaatcgattcctcccgcgaaaatacgtcgggatagggcatgcaaaagttgattgcagcacttttcggaatcgtcgaaattttcgccaaaaatccaaaggggtaagccttacttttttggtcattttcggagccgaaaatttctcgtctcggaatcgatttgtatgaccatctctagagtaattcgacccccaggaactcggaaaaaacataaaaaagagcgtaggatcagcagcagagaaatgacgacgaaaatcatgagtttttcggctgtaactttttagctgtcgctcgcagcgtattaggactacgcttaatcgattcctctcgcgaaaatacgtcgggatagggcatgcaaaagttgattgcagcacttttcggaatcgtcgaaattttcgccaaaaatccaaaggggtaagccttacttttttggtcattttcggagccaaaaatttctcgtctcggaatcgaattgtatgaccatctctagagtacttcgacccccaggaactcggaaaaaacataaaaaagagcgtaggatcagcagcagagaaatgacgacgaaaatcatgagtttttcggctgtaacttttcagctatcgctcgcagcgtattgggactgcgcttaatcgattcctctcgcgaaaatacgtcgggatagggcatgcaaaagttgattgccgcacttttcggaatcgtcgaaattttcgccataaatccaaaggggtaagccttacttttttggtcattttcggagccaaaaatttctcgtctcggaatcgatttgtatgaccatctctagagtacttcgacccccaggaactcggaaaaaacataaaaaagagcgtaggatcagcagcagagaaatgacgacgaaaatcatgagtttttcggctgtaacttttcagctatcgctcgcagcgtattgggactgcgcttaatcgattcctctcgcgaaaatacgtcgggatagggcatgcaaaagttgattgcagcacttttcggaatcgtcgaaattttcgccaaaaatccaaaggggtaagccttacttttttggtcattttcggagccgaaaatttttcgtttcggaatctatttgtatgaccatctctggagtaattcgaccccaggaactcggaaaaaacatcaaaaagtgcgtaggaccagcagcagagaaatgacgatgaaaatcatgagttttctggctgtaacttttcagctatcactcgcaccgtattgggactgcgcctaatcgattcctctcgcaaaattacgtcggaatagggcatgcaaaaattgactgcagcacttctcagaaccgtcgaaattttcgccagaaatacAAAGGGGTAAGCCCCACTTTCTTagcgatcgtcggaactgaaaatttttggccttctaatcgatttgtatgaccccttTCTGACTACTTGgaaccctaggaactcaaaaaacacatgaaaaacagcgtaggaccaaaaGCACAGAAACGACTAtcaaaatccgcagtttttgtGTAATTAGAGGCAATCAATATCACGCAACTTAAGAGTGTCTAATTATGGGCAACCTTTATTTTTCCCTTACGTCACACTgactaattataggcaaccacACCTGTTCACTAGACCTTCTCACCTTAGATTTTCTCtcgataccaggagcaattttcggctgaaatttctccgattcgcctgaTTTCaagcggctgtagcatgtaagcaagcgataaCGTgtcttctcaagcaagcaggcatgcattaaGATAcgcagtatcaacgtcgcaagcagtcaatcaatcagtccctgattttggaagacctcctcggctcagaagTTCTCccgataccaggagcaattttcggtaTATATTTCCCCGAATAGCCTAATTGTAAGTGGATTgcatatttacaattaatcaatcagtcaaatctatctatctatctacacTGTATTATGCTTCAATACACGAATATGCAAGCGATTGTACGCATGTGTCATAATGTGGTGTGGTATAATTCGTTGTTCCATACTCTTGTGCGATTATGTGTAGAAGGTGTGTCATAATTATGTGTAGAATAATTCGTGTGGTATCTTGAtgtttcatttattctttCATTCATGTAGCACATTACACAAGAACAATGCAATACTTTAAGGCGTCACATTATATTCTACAGTGATGCACCTTTGTGCAGCTGGTATAGCTTACATATCTGATAAAACCTATAACTACAGAAGTATGTTATACCCTTAAAAAAAGGTAGTTACAATGGTTGGATACATGCTTAATTACATTTTATGATCTTACCTTTAGTATCTGATGTTCAGAATTCACTTTTGccaattgaaaattgtagttGCATAGTAGATATGTCCAATATACAGTTTGTCAACATTTGGTCAACATGGCCATTATGGTTAACACCTTCTTTGATATAATACATGTAGAACAATTTCGTGTGGTATAGTTACGTGTAGAATAATATTGTGTGGCATGATAATGTGTACTATAAATTCTCGTGATACAATGacgtgtagaaaaattttatacggtataattaaatttaggATAATTTTATGTAGTATGATCATATCTAGATTGAATTTGTGTAAAACAATTTTGCCAGGTATGCCATACGGTTAATAATGTGTAGAGGTATTTGGTGTGACATAATCACACGTGTGTATTAATTATGCCATGAATGTGGGAAACCTTATCACTCAATACTTTCATGTCTCTCCTGCATGCCATTCCTCATTATTGTTAACATATAAGTTATATAGTGCAACGAAACGTACCTGCATTCAGGCAACCGAGCACGAACACTCGCTGCGTCAGATCGTCACGATTAGGCGCTCTTTGATGATATGGTGATCTTTTCAATCAGGCTTGTACATACGAAAAGTGCAAGTCTAGGcgcatttttcgaatttctaacagttcgatgaatgaaaaaaaaccgacttaaaaattaattctaataCAAATTAAGCTTGCCACAAAAATGTATGGAACAtattactttttgaaaaataccagAATCAATCTACGAAGACAATACATACAGTGTTGACATAGCTGAGAACccgaaaaatttcttacatATATTCTCCGCTGTTGATCCTATGAAGTTCCAGCTGTCTTGCATTTATTAGAATTCAATCATTGACTATAGGGTCACGAATCGAATCGCAAACAAATCgactttgaaacaaattaaaagtttccaaaaaattgcaaataaatgACTGTTACCGCAATAATCTTTTCTGGCAAAACTTGacatgatttttaaaaaactcaATATTCTTCCAGCTACTATGGTTGCAAATGATCTCTGAGAGCcaattttttgtgaaacaaggaaaatcaaaaacatgTCCTTTTTCTGAGTCACGTTCGCTAAAATTCAAGTGATTCCGAAAAATACAACCTTAACGTATACATTGAGATAACGATGTCATTTGATTCGAAGTAACTTCGAGATAGGATTCAAAAGTCACGACACAGTTACTTAGAGCTATTGATCCTGAGAATAAAGTTCATTATAATCCATTCAAATAGAGGACCCTCAAGGTATGAACGACaaagtaaaattaattgaacaagccataataataataatcgtaataataatagtaataataataaaaataacaacaacaacaccatATGGAGATAAGTATCACAAGTAATTGTCCTTAAGTATatgtatttgtttatttttacgaCGGATGTCatcaaacttgaaaatttaataaaaatattcacaatcaTCATTCTTCCGCTTTCACTCGCATTCGTTTCATCCCGCATCTAATATATAACGGTCAACTCATCaggcaaaattttcgtctttaAAATTTGCCCATCAATATTTAAAGACGCACGTAAGCTAATATTATCAGCTTCAAAACCAGCTTCGCTTGAAGTTCTTTCAAGTCAATTATATTCACTGACGGCATGTTACTGCGCGTGTGCAGAGGATGGATAGGTGTATCAGTTACATGTACTTCTATCGACGAGCTTGCTTCCGTATGTTTGTAgacatgtatatgtacattcagttaataataatcattattatcaataacaaCGATAATCGATTACTACGAGTAACTCGTTTTACTATTTGAAGTCGACGTTAATGCCAGTATTGCCGTGTGACCATTGGGACAGGTAATATCAAGAATTACCAACATTTTTCGAATGGTGTTCACATGAATTGAGAGATTCTGTGTAATCATAAAGAGGACAAGGTAACAGACAAGTGAGAGCTTATTAATATCTCGATTTACATCATAATTTGAGATGTAGTAGAGCAGTTATGGTAATTCATCTATTCCCTGGTATTaacgttgaatgaaatttatttctcaactCCTTGCCGATCGGTGAGCCCGAATATAGggcattcaaaatttattgttgtaatcatcatcattaacATCTTCACCGTATTATCACGACATCTAATCGAGAATGACGACCATGTCGTCGCCTCGTTGAGCCTTTTGAACAGGAGGTGCCGAATGGTGAGGGGGCGGCAGTCGACGCCACGGTTTGCGCGCCGCCCGTCGTAGTTCCACTGACGACAGCGATCTTCTAACTCTCCTGCAGAAAACACAAATaaacaagagaaaatattACTAAAAACATACCTCTTATCAAATCATCAATAATCCCTGGTTCATTTTTCTACAACAGTGTTTTCCTGCCAAACATACTCTGGAATAATAAACTGGCCTCGGTTagtcaataaatattaaaaataaacaaccgtGTTTGCTGAATGAATCAgggattaaaattcaaattgagtaTACCGACTTGGCCTGATCGGAGGCCCGGAAGTAGACATCGTCGGGTGCATCCATCCAAGAGATAACTTGTTTCCGTGCGTTGCTTCGAGAAATTGGTGCTTGACCTCCATGGAGATGGGTAGGTGGATGAGGTGCCGCTCTACCATTTAGTGGAGAAGGTAAAGGCATTGCCGCGGGAGTCGAGTGTTCCAAGGTACTCTTAGAATGCAGATGCTGCGAATGATGAGCTCTTTTCGCAGGCGGACCGCCAGAAAGACCAGCATTCAGAGCGATTCCTCAAATCAAATGATGAtcttattacaattattccgATGCAGCACAAACGCATTGAAATTAACGTTTAGGCAGACATGGAACATCTTTGCGTGTCGATGTGCTAAGcgcaagtttgaaaaacttttaaaactttcaaaaaatccCGAGTACCGAGAATATAAAGAAGCATCCTATCAAAAATGACACACTTCAGAGATACAAATGGTGAAGTCGTGTCCAGCTATGCAGGTTTTAAACTACGTATCTTGAAGTTACGGATCGGAATGCAGGTATGTATTTTTCCACCTGGTATACACTATTTTCATTAAGACCCATCGATAATATTTTAAATGCAATTGAGTTCTGTactttaatattgaaaaaacatttttgtaaAAGAATGGAATAAGTATAAATCGGACGAATATTCACATCAGTTGTGCCAATAGAACTTGATTAGTCATTACCTTCGTCCCAGTCCACATCCGAGTAAAAGCCAACAAACATAGAAATTTCACAGTATTTATATTGTTCCAAGAAATTTAggtatttcaaaataatggtGCTCACCATCGGATCCATTTATTTCATCAAACGGCGGTCGCGTGCGTTTCAGAATAGTCTGCTGCACCTGTAGCGATGGCTGGGGTTGAGGGGTCAAAGGTAGCCTATCTGCCTCAGGTTTGTTGGGAACTCTCTCGTACAGAAGGCTGCCGTCTATGAAGACAGATGGGATTAGAATTCAGCGAATGTGTGGTTGAGATGCTATGTAATCGAAAAATGAACGATAATATTATAGCAAATTGGCTTTTCGTACCAGGCGCCTTGGGAGGTCTTGGAAAGAAGACGCGATCGGGTTGTTTCCGTTGAGCGGGTGATGTAAGGGTGAGCCAATCCCAATCGCCAGGTTGCCTCGGAGAGGGATGATCGCCGAGTCGTGTAGCGATGTCGGTTACGCGAGGACGCGGTCTGGGTCGCGTTGCTCTGGCGAGGATTCTGAGTTCCCCGGGAGTTTTCGTCGCCAATTGCGGCGAGGCGCATAAATGCCTGAGAGGTGTGGCGTTGACCGGTTGATGTGGTGCACGAGCAGCGTGACGTGTACGCAATTGAGCAGCACAAAGCCTACGCGCGGCACGCGCTAGCGCGGAAGTGCGTAGATAAAAAGCGGATCGCGTCTTCATGACGGGACGCGGCGAGCCACCCCCGGCACCTCCCCCTCCACCTCCGCCACCTCCGACACCGACGCCAACGCCCGTCCCGCGCAGGTCGACGCCATGCGCGCTCGCGTAGTGTCGGCTCAAGTGGGCCTTCAATTTGAATTCTTTTCCACAAGACGGTATGCTGCACCGATGCGGTCTGTGGGCGCCTACCGCTCCTTTACCCTCCTCATCGGAACCAGTACCACCTACTCCCGCACCGACAGAACCCACTCGTTTCCTCTCAGAGTCGACATCATCTATACGCGATGGTACCTGCGGACATTTGGGATGTGTATCTTGCCTTATAAAATTTCGATGGAAAGTTGGACCAAATGAAATTGCACAAATTACCTTCAGACCTCCGTACTTTTTCCAGTAGGTCCAACAAGACTGGCAGAGTCTGCACTGCATATGGGACGGCCCCCAAGCGTACCATTGTCCGCTTTGCATGCCTTGACAGCTTTCGCACGCTTTACTGCTACCAACACCAGGTACTAGCAGCGCCCCCACATCTCCAGGTACGTTCCCATTGCTACTGCCATTGAGTATGTTTGGCAATTTTCCATtgctgttattgttattgattcCCAATGGTATCACAGTGGTGGTCGATGGTGCTGACGCGGTACCCGATGGtggtttattataatttggTATGTATACTTGTTTCAGCTTACTCTCAGCCTCTACCGCTTTAACACGTTTTTGTTGTACATAACGATCCGTTGTCTTCCACATGTAGTAGTACtcgattacatttttcaacgtcttCCAGGGTAACTAGTATCATAGAAGAGAAtatatcatcattatttttactttcataattcaaatatattgaaaaatttcagtgttAAGAGAGAACAGAGGAAGTAACGAAAGAGTTCCacggaaatatataaatatgccaTTAAAAATACTGGATAGTCAAACTTACAAAGTCCTGGCGAATGTCGGAAAAGTCTTTGCCGTACTTGTCAAGAGCCTCCTCGAAGAGGTTTGCCTCCGAGGCGCTCCATTCCTCCATTTCATCTCTGCATAATACAGGACCAGAACTGGGCACTAATGACGACATGGCTTTTGCAACGTCATAATTGTGCCGATG is a window encoding:
- the LOC124413906 gene encoding metastasis-associated protein MTA3 isoform X1, which produces MPAEYYEDFKTNFQRALQIDSQDSSNMTANMYRVGDYVYFETSSTSPYQIRRIEELNKTASGNVEAKVMCFFRRRDLPSTLIMLADKHQLASVEQQRSDSPAITQIQKLENPDSTKDLTGRDSVGIGAKTTAKAGGKGGWLKAPLSEAQEPHGMDEGSIGSGGVGDLSVKQRHQMKHRELFLSRQVETMPATHIRGKCCVTLLNETESLLSYLNKEDSFFYCLVFDPAQRTLLADKGEIRVGSRYQADGITSAPLTPAEKETDPRRLQDLETLVWTPRHSLTDRQIDQFLVVSRSVGTFARALDCSSSVKQPSLHMSAAAASRDITLFHAMDTLHRHNYDVAKAMSSLVPSSGPVLCRDEMEEWSASEANLFEEALDKYGKDFSDIRQDFLPWKTLKNVIEYYYMWKTTDRYVQQKRVKAVEAESKLKQVYIPNYNKPPSGTASAPSTTTVIPLGINNNNSNGKLPNILNGSSNGNVPGDVGALLVPGVGSSKACESCQGMQSGQWYAWGPSHMQCRLCQSCWTYWKKYGGLKVPSRIDDVDSERKRVGSVGAGVGGTGSDEEGKGAVGAHRPHRCSIPSCGKEFKLKAHLSRHYASAHGVDLRGTGVGVGVGGGGGGGGGAGGGSPRPVMKTRSAFYLRTSALARAARRLCAAQLRTRHAARAPHQPVNATPLRHLCASPQLATKTPGELRILARATRPRPRPRVTDIATRLGDHPSPRQPGDWDWLTLTSPAQRKQPDRVFFPRPPKAPDGSLLYERVPNKPEADRLPLTPQPQPSLQVQQTILKRTRPPFDEINGSDGFYSDVDWDEGIALNAGLSGGPPAKRAHHSQHLHSKSTLEHSTPAAMPLPSPLNGRAAPHPPTHLHGGQAPISRSNARKQVISWMDAPDDVYFRASDQAKRVRRSLSSVELRRAARKPWRRLPPPHHSAPPVQKAQRGDDMVVILD
- the LOC124413906 gene encoding metastasis-associated protein MTA3 isoform X3 — protein: MPAEYYEDFKTNFQRALQIDSQDSSNMTANMYRVGDYVYFETSSTSPYQIRRIEELNKTASGNVEAKVMCFFRRRDLPSTLIMLADKHQLASVEQQRSDSPAITQIQKLENPDSTKDLTGRDSVGIGAKTTAKAGGKGGWLKAPLSEAQEPHGMDEGSIGSGGVGDLSVKQRHQMKHRELFLSRQVETMPATHIRGKCCVTLLNETESLLSYLNKEDSFFYCLVFDPAQRTLLADKGEIRVGSRYQADGITSAPLTPAEKETDPRRLQDLETLVWTPRHSLTDRQIDQFLVVSRSVGTFARALDCSSSVKQPSLHMSAAAASRDITLFHAMDTLHRHNYDVAKAMSSLVPSSGPVLCRDEMEEWSASEANLFEEALDKYGKDFSDIRQDFLPWKTLKNVIEYYYMWKTTDRYVQQKRVKAVEAESKLKQVYIPNYNKPPSGTASAPSTTTVIPLGINNNNSNGKLPNILNGSSNGNVPGDVGALLVPGVGSSKACESCQGMQSGQWYAWGPSHMQCRLCQSCWTYWKKYGGLKVPSRIDDVDSERKRVGSVGAGVGGTGSDEEGKGAVGAHRPHRCSIPSCGKEFKLKAHLSRHYASAHGVDLRGTGVGVGVGGGGGGGGGAGGGSPRPVMKTRSAFYLRTSALARAARRLCAAQLRTRHAARAPHQPVNATPLRHLCASPQLATKTPGELRILARATRPRPRPRVTDIATRLGDHPSPRQPGDWDWLTLTSPAQRKQPDRVFFPRPPKAPDGSLLYERVPNKPEADRLPLTPQPQPSLQVQQTILKRTRPPFDEINGSDGFYSDVDWDEGIALNAGLSGGPPAKRAHHSQHLHSKSTLEHSTPAAMPLPSPLNGRAAPHPPTHLHGGQAPISRSNARKQVISWMDAPDDVYFRASDQAKSES
- the LOC124413906 gene encoding metastasis-associated protein MTA3 isoform X2, translating into MPAEYYEDFKTNFQRALQIDSQDSSNMTANMYRVGDYVYFETSSTSPYQIRRIEELNKTASGNVEAKVMCFFRRRDLPSTLIMLADKHQLASVEQQRSDSPAITQIQKLENPDSTKDLTGRDSVGIGAKTTAKAGGKGGWLKAPLSEAQEPHGMDEGSIGSGGVGDLSVKQRHQMKHRELFLSRQVETMPATHIRGKCCVTLLNETESLLSYLNKEDSFFYCLVFDPAQRTLLADKGEIRVGSRYQADGITSAPLTPAEKETDPRRLQDLETLVWTPRHSLTDRQIDQFLVVSRSVGTFARALDCSSSVKQPSLHMSAAAASRDITLFHAMDTLHRHNYDVAKAMSSLVPSSGPVLCRDEMEEWSASEANLFEEALDKYGKDFSDIRQDFLPWKTLKNVIEYYYMWKTTDRYVQQKRVKAVEAESKLKQVYIPNYNKPPSGTASAPSTTTVIPLGINNNNSNGKLPNILNGSSNGNVPGDVGALLVPGVGSSKACESCQGMQSGQWYAWGPSHMQCRLCQSCWTYWKKYGGLKVPSRIDDVDSERKRVGSVGAGVGGTGSDEEGKGAVGAHRPHRCSIPSCGKEFKLKAHLSRHYASAHGVDLRGTGVGVGVGGGGGGGGGAGGGSPRPVMKTRSAFYLRTSALARAARRLCAAQLRTRHAARAPHQPVNATPLRHLCASPQLATKTPGELRILARATRPRPRPRVTDIATRLGDHPSPRQPGDWDWLTLTSPAQRKQPDRVFFPRPPKAPDGSLLYERVPNKPEADRLPLTPQPQPSLQVQQTILKRTRPPFDEINGSDGIALNAGLSGGPPAKRAHHSQHLHSKSTLEHSTPAAMPLPSPLNGRAAPHPPTHLHGGQAPISRSNARKQVISWMDAPDDVYFRASDQAKRVRRSLSSVELRRAARKPWRRLPPPHHSAPPVQKAQRGDDMVVILD